A single genomic interval of Gemmatimonadota bacterium harbors:
- a CDS encoding NADH-quinone oxidoreductase subunit A, protein MDRTYLPVLLLVGFVITNAAIIIGLSAWTLRPRPTPEKQMPYESGIPPLGDARERFSVKFYMVAMLFIVFDIETVFMIPWGAYYRQLSCSIPLTAAGICPPAQVSFFGLNEMLVFMVILVVGFAYVWKKGALQWD, encoded by the coding sequence ATGGACCGCACCTACCTTCCGGTTCTACTTCTCGTCGGCTTCGTCATCACGAATGCCGCCATCATCATCGGCCTTTCGGCGTGGACACTGCGTCCCCGACCGACGCCCGAGAAACAGATGCCGTACGAATCCGGCATCCCGCCGCTGGGCGACGCCCGCGAGCGATTCTCGGTCAAATTCTACATGGTCGCGATGCTGTTCATCGTCTTCGACATCGAGACGGTGTTCATGATTCCGTGGGGCGCCTACTACCGACAGCTGTCGTGCAGCATTCCGCTGACGGCCGCCGGTATTTGCCCTCCCGCCCAAGTCTCATTCTTTGGACTCAACGAGATGCTCGTGTTCATGGTGATTCTCGTCGTTGGGTTTGCCTACGTCTGGAAGAAGGGAGCACTCCAGTGGGATTGA
- the dcd gene encoding dCTP deaminase, with protein MSIKNDRWITMMAKEHGMIEPFESSQQRDGVVSYGVSAYGYDMRVAREFKIFTNVLSSIIDPKHFDPKSFVEFEGDVCIVPPNSFALARSVEYFRIPRKVMTITVGKSTYARCGIITNVTPFEPEWEGYVTLEISNTTPLPAKIYANEGIAQVLFFEGDEEPEVSYKDKKGKYQGQVGVTLPKI; from the coding sequence ATGTCGATCAAGAACGATCGCTGGATTACGATGATGGCCAAAGAACATGGCATGATCGAACCATTCGAGAGCAGTCAGCAGCGTGACGGCGTCGTGAGTTACGGTGTGAGTGCCTATGGCTACGACATGCGCGTGGCCCGCGAGTTCAAGATCTTCACCAACGTGCTCAGTTCGATCATTGACCCGAAGCACTTCGACCCCAAGTCGTTCGTCGAGTTCGAAGGGGATGTCTGCATCGTCCCTCCGAACTCCTTTGCGCTGGCGCGCTCCGTGGAGTACTTCCGCATTCCGCGCAAGGTGATGACAATCACCGTGGGCAAATCCACGTACGCGCGCTGCGGCATCATCACCAACGTCACGCCGTTCGAGCCGGAATGGGAAGGATACGTAACGCTCGAAATTTCAAATACCACGCCCCTGCCGGCCAAGATCTACGCCAACGAGGGGATTGCACAGGTGCTGTTCTTTGAGGGCGACGAAGAGCCCGAAGTCAGTTACAAGGACAAAAAGGGCAAGTATCAGGGACAGGTGGGCGTGACGCTGCCAAAGATCTAG
- the nuoB gene encoding NADH-quinone oxidoreductase subunit NuoB: MSQPEPGRAPSTVTFDPTSQEGWVTTRLDFLVNWGRANSLWPMPFGTACCAIEFMATAASKFDLARFGMERMGFSPRQADVLICAGRVPFKLAPVLRRIWQQMPQPKWAISMGACASTGGMFDTYAVVQGIDTIIPIDVYVPGCPPRPEALIHGIMMLQKKIMQEQMSSKTLRNEMQPDPRSKLYLPPDRIDELSEPFGNSVHQTRSAP, encoded by the coding sequence ATTAGCCAGCCGGAACCCGGCCGCGCCCCCTCCACCGTCACGTTCGATCCCACCTCGCAGGAAGGGTGGGTCACGACACGTCTCGACTTTCTCGTCAACTGGGGCCGCGCCAACTCCCTATGGCCCATGCCGTTCGGCACCGCCTGCTGCGCGATCGAATTCATGGCCACCGCGGCCAGTAAGTTCGACCTCGCACGCTTCGGGATGGAGCGAATGGGCTTTTCGCCGCGACAGGCTGACGTGCTGATCTGCGCCGGCCGCGTGCCCTTCAAACTGGCCCCCGTGCTGCGCCGCATCTGGCAGCAGATGCCGCAGCCCAAGTGGGCCATCTCGATGGGCGCCTGCGCCAGCACAGGTGGCATGTTCGACACCTACGCCGTCGTGCAGGGCATCGACACGATCATCCCGATCGACGTCTACGTCCCTGGATGCCCGCCGCGCCCTGAGGCGCTGATCCACGGCATCATGATGTTGCAGAAGAAAATCATGCAGGAACAAATGTCGAGTAAGACGCTGCGCAACGAGATGCAGCCCGACCCGCGCAGCAAGCTCTATCTCCCGCCCGATCGCATCGACGAGCTCTCCGAGCCGTTCGGTAACTCGGTGCACCAGACCCGGTCGGCCCCATGA
- a CDS encoding NADH-quinone oxidoreductase subunit C produces MSTGFTIYHPEGDQPSTPKKVPHHGGAANPSAAAIAARFPGAVVRSAVVWGETTVFVVADQLHAIVQWLHEEPSECYDYLSDVTAVEYRDLAQPMEVVWHLRSVKHRRFLRLKVQLAKGAPLAVPSVWDIYKGADWLERETYDMFGITFTGHPDLRRILLWESFQEGHPLRKDFPLRGRFSRSQQLTNALSAAPEARYSMEELSIADAFEDLPLDMRARLAGGDRTGE; encoded by the coding sequence ATGAGCACCGGATTCACGATCTACCATCCCGAGGGCGATCAGCCCTCGACGCCCAAGAAGGTCCCGCATCATGGCGGGGCCGCCAACCCGTCGGCCGCCGCCATCGCGGCTCGTTTTCCGGGTGCGGTCGTTCGCTCCGCCGTCGTCTGGGGTGAGACCACCGTCTTTGTGGTGGCGGACCAGCTCCATGCCATTGTCCAGTGGTTGCACGAGGAGCCCAGCGAGTGCTACGACTACCTCTCTGACGTGACGGCCGTCGAATACCGCGATCTCGCGCAGCCCATGGAAGTCGTCTGGCATCTGCGCTCCGTCAAACATCGCCGCTTCCTCCGCCTCAAAGTGCAGCTCGCCAAAGGCGCGCCGCTTGCCGTGCCGAGTGTGTGGGACATCTACAAGGGCGCGGATTGGCTCGAGCGCGAGACCTACGACATGTTCGGGATCACGTTCACGGGTCACCCGGACCTCCGTCGCATTCTGCTGTGGGAGTCCTTCCAAGAAGGACACCCGCTGCGCAAAGACTTTCCGCTTCGCGGACGCTTCTCGCGCTCGCAGCAACTCACCAACGCACTCTCGGCCGCTCCGGAAGCGCGCTATTCGATGGAAGAGCTCTCGATCGCCGATGCGTTCGAAGATCTGCCGCTCGATATGCGCGCGCGCCTTGCCGGCGGCGATCGGACGGGGGAGTAA
- a CDS encoding amidohydrolase family protein has product MLSRFSRATVMALLISGSVSALAAQGGAPGAAGAPPAAALPLKATRTHEFTTTKGTWLSLDVAPDGKTIVFDMLGQLYTLPIGGGTATAITSGMAYNSQPRFAPDGKSIAFISDRSGGDNVWTMTLDGKDTTQISKGNDALFASPEWTPDGKYIIGTKWAGFGAGKLWVYNVDGGTGMPLNAAAPKEEKALGAAFGKDPRYLWYATRIGNWQYNSIGPTFQLHVYDRENGKSSQMTTRFGSGFRPTLSPDGVWLVYASRFETKTGLRIRNLSTQEEDWLAFPVQRDETESVSPLDAYPGFSFTPDSKAIVVSYGGEIWRVPVDRSAATKIPFEAHVKMAMGPEVKFAYRVDTSPTFNARQIRDIAPSPDGTKLAFTALDRVWVMDLPNGKPSRVTSSEIGEFGSAWAPDSKSLAFVTWQDAQGGQILRATWQPKKAAPVISTLTQHAGLYTDIAWAPTGDRLVAVRAAARELQEASGMFMGPAAADFVAIPATGGPATLIMPTGGLGTPHFTANSERIFAYGRRDGLVSFRWDGTDLRSHLKVTGPLSPSAAGTNAQRTLDAGLAARESKHDMGGRAARLYIGDDQAEPNPLAPPAADLVLMAPRGDQALATVGMNIYTVTVPQLGATAPTVSVAMLAATPVPVRKLNEIGGEFAIWSNDGRKVMWSLANALWTFDLDRAKVVDDSLKADARAKSAVKKDSAAAPAPKADTTKKEAPGYKPAEQRIVVTATRETPRGSVLLRGGRAITMKGKEIIENADVLVKDNRIVAIGARGAVTVPAGTHTVDVTGKTVMPGFVDLHYHPQWLIPSVHSSQVWQYQATLAYGTTTTRDPQTATTDFLSYADRVESGEVVGPRIYTTGPGVFEMEQIRDLDHARAILKRYALYYDTKTLKMYMTGNRQQRQWVIMAAKELGIMPTTEGGLDFKLDLTHGLDGYPGIEHTLPITPKFADVFEWYKGTQVTNSPTLIVEYGGPFGEGWFYQSEDLIGDAKLRHFTHPTDFNEKVRRRGMGNSPGPAGFALKEEYAMWQHAEDVAKTVAAGGRIGVGSHGQLQGLGMHWEIWLLQSGGLSQHDALRAATIVGAEAIGLDADVGSLEPGKMADILVLDRNPLTDIRNTNSVAMVMKNGRLFDASTLDELYPKQQKMPVQPWVTVTPNPKAGIKP; this is encoded by the coding sequence ATGTTGAGTCGCTTCTCGCGCGCCACCGTTATGGCTCTCTTGATCTCGGGGAGCGTCTCGGCGCTCGCCGCTCAGGGCGGTGCCCCAGGCGCCGCCGGTGCGCCACCAGCCGCCGCGCTCCCGTTGAAGGCCACGCGCACCCATGAGTTCACGACCACGAAGGGTACCTGGCTTTCGCTCGACGTCGCGCCCGATGGCAAGACGATCGTGTTTGACATGCTGGGCCAGCTCTACACGCTCCCCATCGGCGGCGGCACAGCCACGGCGATTACCAGCGGCATGGCGTATAACTCGCAGCCGCGCTTCGCGCCTGACGGCAAGAGCATCGCGTTTATCTCCGATCGGAGCGGCGGCGACAACGTCTGGACCATGACGCTCGACGGCAAGGATACCACGCAGATCTCGAAGGGCAACGACGCGCTCTTTGCCTCGCCGGAGTGGACGCCCGACGGCAAGTACATCATCGGGACCAAATGGGCGGGCTTTGGCGCAGGAAAACTTTGGGTGTACAACGTCGACGGCGGCACGGGCATGCCGCTCAATGCCGCCGCCCCCAAAGAAGAGAAAGCGCTCGGCGCAGCATTCGGGAAGGATCCGCGCTACCTCTGGTACGCCACCCGAATCGGGAACTGGCAGTACAACTCTATTGGACCGACGTTCCAGCTGCATGTCTACGACCGAGAGAACGGCAAAAGTTCGCAGATGACGACCCGCTTTGGCTCTGGGTTCCGTCCGACGCTCTCGCCGGATGGCGTCTGGTTGGTGTACGCCTCGCGCTTTGAAACCAAGACGGGCCTGCGAATTCGGAACCTCTCGACGCAGGAAGAAGACTGGCTCGCGTTCCCTGTGCAGCGCGACGAAACCGAATCGGTCTCTCCGCTCGACGCCTACCCGGGCTTCTCCTTTACGCCGGATTCCAAGGCCATCGTCGTCTCATACGGCGGTGAGATTTGGCGCGTGCCGGTCGATCGCTCCGCCGCCACAAAGATTCCATTTGAAGCGCACGTGAAAATGGCGATGGGCCCGGAAGTGAAGTTCGCCTATCGCGTCGACACATCGCCGACCTTCAACGCGCGGCAGATTCGCGACATCGCGCCTTCGCCCGATGGCACCAAGCTCGCGTTTACGGCACTCGACCGTGTGTGGGTCATGGACCTGCCCAACGGCAAGCCGTCGCGCGTAACCAGCAGCGAGATTGGGGAATTTGGCTCGGCGTGGGCTCCGGATTCCAAGTCGCTCGCCTTTGTGACGTGGCAGGACGCTCAGGGTGGGCAGATCCTGCGGGCGACGTGGCAACCCAAGAAAGCGGCGCCGGTGATCTCCACGCTGACGCAACATGCTGGGCTCTACACCGACATCGCGTGGGCGCCGACGGGCGACCGCTTGGTCGCCGTGCGCGCTGCCGCTCGCGAATTGCAGGAAGCCAGCGGCATGTTCATGGGACCCGCGGCCGCAGATTTTGTCGCCATCCCCGCGACGGGTGGACCGGCAACGCTCATCATGCCGACGGGCGGTCTGGGCACGCCGCACTTTACCGCGAACTCCGAACGCATCTTCGCGTATGGCCGCCGCGACGGTCTGGTCTCGTTCCGCTGGGACGGCACTGACCTGCGCTCGCACCTCAAAGTTACCGGCCCGCTGTCGCCAAGCGCCGCCGGCACCAACGCGCAGCGCACGCTCGACGCCGGGCTCGCGGCGCGCGAATCCAAGCACGATATGGGCGGACGGGCCGCTCGCCTCTACATCGGCGATGACCAGGCAGAGCCGAACCCGCTCGCGCCACCCGCCGCCGATCTTGTGCTCATGGCACCGCGAGGCGATCAAGCACTCGCGACGGTCGGAATGAACATCTATACCGTCACAGTCCCGCAGCTCGGCGCCACGGCTCCGACTGTGTCGGTCGCGATGCTGGCAGCCACGCCGGTGCCGGTGCGGAAGCTCAACGAGATCGGCGGCGAGTTCGCCATCTGGTCGAATGATGGCCGCAAGGTGATGTGGTCGTTGGCGAATGCGCTCTGGACCTTTGATCTCGATCGCGCCAAGGTCGTGGACGATTCACTCAAGGCCGACGCCCGCGCCAAGTCCGCCGTCAAGAAGGACAGCGCGGCCGCTCCGGCGCCGAAGGCTGACACCACCAAAAAAGAAGCACCAGGGTACAAGCCCGCAGAACAGCGCATTGTCGTGACGGCAACGCGCGAAACGCCGCGCGGCAGCGTCCTTCTCCGTGGCGGACGGGCGATCACGATGAAGGGGAAGGAGATCATCGAGAACGCCGACGTGCTCGTGAAGGACAATCGGATTGTGGCGATTGGTGCGCGCGGCGCCGTGACAGTGCCGGCGGGAACGCACACCGTAGATGTCACCGGCAAAACCGTCATGCCCGGCTTTGTGGATCTTCACTACCACCCCCAGTGGCTGATTCCGTCGGTCCACTCATCGCAGGTGTGGCAGTACCAGGCCACGCTCGCGTATGGCACCACCACCACACGCGATCCGCAAACCGCCACCACCGATTTCCTCTCGTATGCAGATCGTGTGGAGAGTGGGGAAGTGGTCGGGCCGCGTATCTACACGACGGGACCCGGCGTGTTCGAAATGGAACAGATCCGCGATCTCGACCATGCACGCGCCATCCTCAAGCGGTACGCGCTCTACTACGACACCAAGACGCTGAAGATGTACATGACCGGCAACCGCCAGCAGCGGCAGTGGGTCATTATGGCGGCCAAGGAACTCGGCATTATGCCGACGACCGAGGGCGGGCTCGACTTCAAGCTCGACCTCACGCACGGACTCGATGGCTATCCGGGCATCGAGCACACGCTGCCGATCACGCCGAAGTTCGCCGACGTCTTTGAGTGGTACAAAGGCACCCAGGTTACCAACTCGCCGACGCTGATCGTGGAATACGGCGGCCCCTTTGGTGAAGGGTGGTTTTACCAGTCGGAAGACCTGATTGGCGACGCCAAACTGCGCCATTTCACGCACCCAACCGACTTCAACGAAAAAGTCCGCCGCCGCGGCATGGGGAACTCGCCTGGCCCGGCCGGCTTTGCGCTCAAGGAGGAATACGCGATGTGGCAGCACGCGGAGGACGTCGCCAAGACCGTCGCCGCAGGTGGTCGCATCGGCGTGGGAAGCCACGGGCAGCTACAGGGCTTGGGGATGCACTGGGAGATCTGGCTCCTCCAGAGCGGCGGGCTCTCGCAGCACGACGCGCTCCGGGCAGCCACCATCGTCGGGGCAGAGGCGATTGGGCTCGATGCCGACGTGGGCTCCCTTGAGCCCGGGAAGATGGCCGACATCCTCGTGCTCGACCGTAACCCACTCACGGATATCCGGAACACCAACTCCGTGGCGATGGTGATGAAGAACGGGCGCCTTTTTGACGCCAGTACGCTCGACGAGCTCTATCCGAAGCAGCAGAAGATGCCGGTGCAGCCGTGGGTCACGGTCACCCCCAACCCGAAGGCTGGGATCAAGCCCTAA
- a CDS encoding succinate dehydrogenase/fumarate reductase iron-sulfur subunit has protein sequence MSGGLNLTLKVWRQAGPNAAGKMVEYKATDISRDMSFLEMLDVVNEGLIQGGQDPIAFDHDCREGICGSCGLMINGSAHGPMKLTTACQLHMRTFNDGDSITIEPWRATAFPVIKDLVVDRGALDRIIQAGGFISAATGSAQDANGLPISKQDAEEAMDAAACIGCGACVAACPNASASLFTSAKITHLGRLPQGQPERYRRALSMVAQMDLESFGGCTLYGECQAACPKGISIDSIVQMNRDYIWASATKREEKAEMGAG, from the coding sequence GTGAGCGGCGGTCTCAATCTTACGCTGAAGGTTTGGCGTCAGGCTGGCCCCAACGCGGCCGGCAAGATGGTGGAATACAAAGCCACCGACATTAGCCGCGACATGAGCTTCCTCGAGATGCTCGACGTGGTGAACGAAGGGTTGATTCAGGGCGGGCAGGACCCCATCGCCTTCGATCACGATTGCCGAGAGGGGATTTGCGGCTCGTGCGGGTTGATGATCAATGGCTCCGCGCACGGTCCAATGAAACTGACGACCGCGTGCCAGTTGCATATGCGCACGTTCAATGACGGCGACTCGATCACCATTGAGCCGTGGCGCGCCACGGCATTCCCGGTGATCAAGGATCTCGTGGTGGATCGCGGGGCGCTGGATCGCATCATTCAGGCCGGCGGATTTATTTCCGCCGCCACGGGCTCGGCGCAGGACGCCAACGGTCTTCCGATTTCCAAGCAGGACGCCGAAGAAGCCATGGACGCAGCGGCGTGCATTGGGTGCGGCGCCTGCGTGGCGGCATGCCCGAATGCGTCAGCCTCGCTCTTTACGTCGGCAAAGATCACTCATCTCGGACGCTTGCCTCAGGGGCAGCCGGAACGGTACCGGCGCGCATTGAGCATGGTGGCGCAGATGGATCTCGAGTCGTTTGGTGGATGCACGCTGTACGGGGAGTGCCAGGCGGCGTGCCCGAAGGGCATTTCGATTGATTCCATTGTGCAAATGAACCGAGACTATATCTGGGCCTCGGCCACGAAGCGCGAGGAGAAGGCGGAGATGGGCGCGGGCTGA
- the nuoD gene encoding NADH dehydrogenase (quinone) subunit D: MLINIGPQHPATHGVLRLVLELDGETVVRCIPHVGYLHCGFEKIGEYRQYNQIIPWTDREDYLNCIGNNIAFSLGAERLFGIEITPRCTVLRVIAMELSRIASHLVWMGTTGIDIGAYTPFLWSFQERENIYNLLEGWFGARLTTSGSRVGGMAADIPDKWLEGLNGFIHSFPKTLDECDRMLTKNAIWVGRTIGLGVMGPEEALNYGLSGPMVRASGVAYDVRRDFPYLDYETYDFEVPVGNQGDVYDRYLVRMEEMRQSVRILEQAVKRLPDGPVNVDDPRVILPPKHKATSEMESMIHHFKNVMEGPRPPIGETYVAVEAPKGEKGYYFVSDGTSKPARWRIRPPSFVNLSAIPKMVEGHLLSDVIAINASIDIVMGEIDR; the protein is encoded by the coding sequence ATGCTGATCAACATCGGACCGCAGCACCCCGCCACACACGGCGTGTTGCGACTGGTGCTCGAACTCGACGGCGAAACCGTTGTGCGCTGCATTCCGCACGTCGGCTATCTCCACTGCGGCTTTGAGAAGATTGGCGAGTACCGTCAGTACAACCAGATCATCCCGTGGACCGATCGCGAAGATTATCTGAACTGCATTGGCAACAACATCGCCTTCTCACTCGGCGCCGAGCGCTTGTTCGGTATTGAGATTACGCCGCGGTGCACGGTGTTGCGTGTGATCGCGATGGAACTCTCGCGCATCGCATCGCACCTGGTGTGGATGGGAACGACCGGCATCGACATCGGCGCCTACACACCGTTCCTCTGGTCGTTTCAGGAACGCGAGAACATCTACAACCTGCTCGAAGGGTGGTTCGGCGCCCGTCTCACGACGTCGGGTTCGCGCGTCGGTGGCATGGCGGCGGACATCCCGGACAAATGGCTCGAAGGGCTTAACGGGTTTATTCACTCGTTCCCCAAGACGCTCGACGAATGCGATCGGATGCTCACGAAGAATGCGATCTGGGTCGGTCGCACGATTGGGCTTGGCGTCATGGGTCCCGAAGAAGCGCTCAACTATGGCCTCAGCGGTCCGATGGTGCGCGCGTCGGGCGTGGCGTACGACGTGCGCCGCGACTTCCCGTATCTCGACTACGAGACCTACGACTTTGAAGTCCCCGTCGGTAATCAGGGCGACGTGTACGATCGGTACCTCGTGCGTATGGAAGAGATGCGGCAGTCTGTGCGCATTCTGGAGCAGGCGGTCAAGCGCCTCCCCGACGGTCCGGTGAACGTCGACGATCCGCGCGTGATTCTCCCGCCCAAGCACAAGGCGACGAGCGAGATGGAATCGATGATCCATCACTTCAAGAACGTGATGGAAGGACCGCGGCCTCCGATCGGCGAGACGTACGTTGCCGTCGAGGCCCCGAAGGGTGAGAAGGGCTACTACTTCGTGTCGGATGGCACCTCCAAGCCGGCGCGCTGGCGTATTCGCCCGCCGAGTTTTGTGAACCTCTCCGCGATTCCGAAAATGGTGGAGGGGCATCTGCTCTCCGACGTGATCGCGATTAATGCTTCGATCGACATCGTGATGGGAGAAATCGACCGGTGA
- a CDS encoding fumarate reductase/succinate dehydrogenase flavoprotein subunit: MKLDAKIPEGPVAEKWDKHLFDMKLVNPANKRKFHVIVVGSGLAGGAAAATMSELGYNVSCFCFQDSPRRAHSIAAQGGINAAKNYRNDGDSVQRLFYDTVKGGDFRAREANVYRLAQISVNIIDQCVAQGVPFAREYGGLLANRSFGGAQVSRTFYARGQTGQQLLLGAYQALEKEIAKGGVKMYNRHEMLDLVVVDGVARGIITRDLVSGKIEAHVADAVVLGTGGYGNVFFLSTNAKGCNVTANYRAYKKGAAFANPCYTQIHPTCIPQSGDHQSKLTLMSESLRNDGRVWVPKNAADCNKKPQDVPEDARDYYLERKYPSYGNLSPRDIASRAAKEVCDEGRGVGPGGRGVYLDFGDSIKRLGENAIRERYGNLFEMYERITDENPYKQPMRIYPAVHYTMGGLWVDYNLMSTIPGLHVIGEANFSDHGANRLGASALMQGLADGYFVIPNTIGHYLASNKLDKLSADSPEFRAAVEAVEARQKTLLNINGKRTVDSFHRELGKIMWEKCGMARNESGLKQALQEIPKLREEFWQNVTVPGSGAELNQSLEKAGRLADFLEFGELMCIDALHREESCGGHFREEHQELGEAKRNDDTFAYVAAWEYAGDNKAPILNKEPLVFNDVHLATRSYK, encoded by the coding sequence ATGAAACTCGATGCCAAGATTCCTGAGGGGCCCGTCGCCGAGAAATGGGACAAGCACCTCTTTGACATGAAGCTCGTCAACCCCGCCAACAAGCGGAAATTCCATGTGATTGTGGTGGGGTCTGGGTTGGCTGGCGGGGCCGCAGCGGCCACGATGAGCGAACTGGGCTACAACGTCAGCTGTTTCTGTTTTCAGGATTCCCCGCGCCGTGCCCACTCGATTGCCGCGCAGGGCGGCATCAATGCGGCCAAGAATTACCGGAACGACGGCGATTCCGTGCAGCGGTTGTTCTACGATACGGTAAAGGGCGGCGACTTTCGCGCGCGTGAAGCCAATGTGTATCGCCTGGCGCAGATCTCGGTGAACATCATCGATCAGTGCGTGGCGCAGGGTGTACCGTTCGCGCGTGAGTACGGCGGCCTGCTCGCGAATCGCTCCTTTGGCGGGGCACAGGTGAGCCGCACGTTTTATGCGCGCGGACAAACGGGCCAGCAGCTGTTACTCGGCGCCTACCAGGCACTCGAAAAGGAAATCGCCAAAGGCGGCGTGAAGATGTACAACCGCCACGAGATGCTCGACCTCGTGGTCGTGGATGGTGTGGCGCGCGGCATCATTACGCGTGACTTAGTGAGCGGAAAGATTGAAGCGCACGTGGCCGACGCCGTGGTGCTCGGCACCGGCGGGTACGGCAACGTGTTCTTCCTCTCGACGAACGCGAAGGGGTGCAACGTCACGGCCAATTACCGCGCCTACAAAAAGGGCGCGGCTTTTGCGAATCCGTGCTACACGCAGATCCACCCGACGTGCATTCCGCAGAGCGGGGACCACCAGTCTAAGCTGACGTTGATGTCGGAGTCGTTGCGCAACGACGGCCGCGTGTGGGTGCCCAAGAACGCCGCCGATTGCAACAAGAAGCCACAGGACGTGCCGGAAGATGCGCGCGATTATTACCTCGAGCGCAAATATCCGAGCTACGGCAATCTGTCGCCGCGCGACATTGCGAGTCGTGCCGCCAAGGAAGTGTGTGACGAAGGACGGGGCGTCGGCCCTGGTGGCCGCGGCGTCTATCTCGACTTTGGCGACAGTATCAAGCGACTGGGCGAGAATGCCATCCGTGAGCGGTACGGCAATCTGTTTGAGATGTATGAGCGCATCACGGACGAGAATCCGTACAAGCAACCGATGCGCATTTACCCCGCCGTGCACTACACGATGGGTGGGCTCTGGGTGGATTACAACCTGATGAGCACCATCCCCGGGCTGCACGTGATTGGTGAGGCGAACTTCAGCGACCACGGCGCCAATCGACTCGGGGCCAGTGCGTTGATGCAGGGGCTGGCCGACGGGTACTTCGTTATTCCGAACACCATCGGTCATTACCTGGCGAGCAATAAGCTCGACAAGCTCAGCGCCGATAGCCCGGAGTTCCGCGCCGCGGTCGAGGCAGTGGAAGCGCGGCAGAAAACGCTGCTCAACATCAACGGCAAGCGCACGGTGGATTCGTTCCACCGCGAGCTCGGCAAGATCATGTGGGAAAAGTGCGGCATGGCGCGCAATGAGAGCGGCCTCAAGCAGGCACTGCAGGAGATTCCCAAGCTGCGCGAAGAGTTCTGGCAGAACGTGACGGTGCCAGGGAGCGGCGCCGAGTTGAACCAGAGCTTGGAGAAGGCCGGTCGGTTGGCGGACTTCCTGGAGTTTGGCGAACTGATGTGCATCGACGCCCTTCACCGCGAGGAGAGTTGCGGTGGGCACTTCCGTGAGGAGCATCAGGAGTTGGGCGAGGCCAAACGTAACGACGACACGTTCGCATACGTCGCCGCGTGGGAATATGCCGGCGACAACAAGGCGCCGATTCTGAATAAGGAGCCGCTGGTGTTCAACGACGTTCACCTTGCCACGCGGAGCTACAAGTGA
- a CDS encoding NAD(P)H-dependent oxidoreductase subunit E: MSAHTHAPYEPVFVGARKEELTQLLTRYPTKMAALLPALWMVQEDRGWISEEAMTEVAAQLDLTAAYVKGVVSFYTMYHQHPVGKHFIQVCTTSPCLCAGADKVVDAFLEHTGCKELGVTSADGKYTVIEVECLGACGFATPVQVNLDYIENVTADKVPQILAGLK, translated from the coding sequence GTGAGCGCGCATACGCACGCACCCTACGAGCCGGTATTCGTCGGCGCCCGCAAAGAGGAGCTGACGCAGCTGCTCACGCGCTATCCGACGAAAATGGCAGCGCTGCTGCCCGCGCTCTGGATGGTGCAAGAAGACCGCGGCTGGATTAGCGAAGAGGCGATGACGGAAGTCGCCGCGCAGCTGGATCTCACGGCCGCCTACGTGAAGGGTGTGGTCTCCTTCTATACGATGTATCACCAGCACCCGGTGGGGAAACACTTCATTCAAGTGTGCACCACCAGCCCGTGCCTCTGCGCGGGCGCCGACAAAGTGGTGGACGCATTCCTTGAGCACACCGGCTGCAAAGAACTCGGCGTCACCTCCGCCGACGGCAAGTACACGGTGATCGAGGTCGAGTGCTTGGGCGCGTGCGGCTTCGCCACGCCAGTACAGGTCAACTTGGATTACATCGAAAATGTCACGGCCGACAAAGTCCCCCAGATCCTCGCGGGGTTGAAGTAA